The Sedimentibacter sp. zth1 DNA segment AATTAGGATTAAGAACTTATCACATCTGTGAACCAGAAATGAAAGCTGAAGTAAATGAAGCTATTTACGAAGAGCAAATTAGTATGATGGAAATGGTATTAGATGTAGATGATATAGTATCTGAAATGTCATCTGTAAGAGAACAATTCTGTAAATTCAACTAATAAGTTAATATATTAAAAAAGGTGATTAATATCACCTTTTTTAAAATTTAAATTTAGTTACAAAAGTAACAATGAACAATTCAGGAGGAAATAATGAATAGTGTTTTAAAAGCTACTGGATATGTATTAGTTCATACTCCAGATATGGTTTTACATCATGGAACAACTCAAACAACTGAAAGAAGAGTAAATCCAACTTCAGATTATTTACAACAATTACCAAAACATTTAAGAAGCTTTGAAGAAGTGGTTGCATATCCACCAAATCAAACTTATATAGGAAATATCACACCTCAAGATTTAGCTAAAATCGAAGCTCCTTGGGTGGATAAAAAAATCGAGGGTGCTACAAGAGATGGTAAATTCGGCGAAATAATGCCTCAAGATGAATTTATAGGCTTAATGCAAGTTTGCGACGTATTTGACCTAATAAAATTAGAGAAAAACTTTGCTGCAAAATGTAAAGAAACATTCTTAGCGCATCCATTACTAAAAGATTTAGCTGACAAAATCAAAGAAGGCGAAGAATTAGAAACAATTATGTCGTTTATAAATGATGAACACTCAGAATCATTTATACATGAAGGAAAAGTTGTTGGTTGTGTAAAAAGAGCACATGATATTGATGAAAACTTATCAGCTCATATTATGTTTGAAAACTTAGTATCAAAAGCATCAGCAGTTTTATCATTATTAAACTTAACTGCTAAAAATGATGTTAACAAAGAAGATATTGATTACGTTATAGACTGTTGCGAAGAAGCTTGTGGAGATATGAACCAAAGAGGTGGCGGAAACTTTGCAAAAGCTTGTGCTGAAGTTGCTGGCTTTGTAAATGCTACTGGTTCTGACGTAAGAGGATTCTGTGCTGGTCCTGCTCATGCTTTAATTCATGCTGCTTCATTGGTAGCTTCAGGAACATTTAAAAATGTTGTTGTAAGTGCTGGTGGATGTACTGCGAAATTAGGTATGAACGGTAAAGATCACATTAAAAAAGGTCTTCCTATATTAGAAGATTGTTTAGGTGGATTTGCAATACTTGTTAGTGAAAATGATGGAATTAGTCCTGAAATTATTACAACTGTATTAGGTAAACACGTATGTGGTACTGGTTCATCACCACAAGCTGTTATAACAGCATTAGTTACTGATGCATTGGATAGAGCAGAACTTAAAATAACAGATGTAGATAAATATTCTGCAGAAATGCAAAACCCTGATATAACTAAGCCAGCAGGAGCAGGAGATGTTCCAGCAGCTAACTATAAAATGATTGCTGCATTAGCAGTAAAAAGAGGCGAATTACAAAGAGCTGAAGTTGCTACTTTCGGAGCAAAACATGGTATGCCTGGTTGGGCTCCAACTCAAGGTCATATTCCATCAGGAGTTCCTTATTTAGGATTCTGTAGAGATGAAATATTAGCTGGAACTACAAAAAGAGCAATGATTATCGGAAAAGGTAGTTTATTCTTAGGTAGAATGACTAACTTATTTGATGGTGTATCATTCTTAATTGAAACTAATAAAGGAAATACTCCAGAGCAAACAGTGTCAGAAGAGCAAATCAAAGGATTAATTGCTAATGCACTTAAAAACTTCGCTTCAAATCTTTTAGCAGAATAGGAGTGGAAAAAATGTCTGAATTACAATTAAATAAAATTATAGGTAAAGTGTTTTCAGAGTTAGCTGATACACTTGAAACTGGTTCTTATGGCAAAAAACCGAATATTGGTATTACTTCTATGGGAAGCGAACATGGAGAAGATAATGCAATTAATGGTGCTTTAAAAGCTATAAAAAATAATATAGATGTTACAGTTATAGGAACAAAAGCTGCTGAAGGTTTGAATTTAGCAGAGATTACAAATGAAGACCAATCTCACAAAAAAATGGAACAGCTTTTAGATAATAAGGAAATTGATGCTGCAGTAACAATGCATTACCCATTCCCTATAGGTGTTTCTACAGTAGGTAGAGTAATAACACCTGGAACTGGTAAAGAAATGTTCTTAGCAACAACTACTGGAACTTCTTCAACTGATAGAATTGAAGGAATGATTAAAAATACTATCTATGGTATAATCACAGCTAAAGCTTGTGGTATCAAAAACCCAACAGTTGGTATTTTAAACATTGATGGAGCAAGACAAGTTGAAATAGCACTTAAAAAATTACAAGAAAATGGATATGATATAACATTTTCAGAATCAAAAAGAGCTGACGGTGGTGCAGTTATGAGAGGTAATGATTTACTTATGGCATCTGCAGATGTTATGGTACTTGACTCTTTAACAGGCAACTTGATGATGAAATTGTTCTCAGCATATACTACTGGTGGTTCATATGAATCATTAGGATATGGTTATGGACCTGGAATCGGTGAAGGCTTTGATAAAATTATAATGATTATTTCAAGAGCTTCTGGAGAACCAGTTGTAGAAGGTGCAATCAAATATGCAGCACAACTTGTAAAAGGAAACTTACTTAATATTGCTAAAGAAGAATTTGCTAAAGCAAAAAAAGCAGGTTTAAAAGAAATATTAAAAAGCTTAAAGCCAGTAAAAAAAGACGATGCTTCTGATGAAGATGTAAAAGCACCAGCAAAAGAAGTTGTTACTGCACAAATACCTGGTATCGAAATCATGGATTTGGAAGATGCAGTAAAAGTTTTATGGAAAAATGGAATATATGCTGAAAGCGGAATGGGTTGTACAGGACCAGTCGTT contains these protein-coding regions:
- the grdC gene encoding glycine/sarcosine/betaine reductase complex component C subunit beta, translating into MNSVLKATGYVLVHTPDMVLHHGTTQTTERRVNPTSDYLQQLPKHLRSFEEVVAYPPNQTYIGNITPQDLAKIEAPWVDKKIEGATRDGKFGEIMPQDEFIGLMQVCDVFDLIKLEKNFAAKCKETFLAHPLLKDLADKIKEGEELETIMSFINDEHSESFIHEGKVVGCVKRAHDIDENLSAHIMFENLVSKASAVLSLLNLTAKNDVNKEDIDYVIDCCEEACGDMNQRGGGNFAKACAEVAGFVNATGSDVRGFCAGPAHALIHAASLVASGTFKNVVVSAGGCTAKLGMNGKDHIKKGLPILEDCLGGFAILVSENDGISPEIITTVLGKHVCGTGSSPQAVITALVTDALDRAELKITDVDKYSAEMQNPDITKPAGAGDVPAANYKMIAALAVKRGELQRAEVATFGAKHGMPGWAPTQGHIPSGVPYLGFCRDEILAGTTKRAMIIGKGSLFLGRMTNLFDGVSFLIETNKGNTPEQTVSEEQIKGLIANALKNFASNLLAE
- the grdD gene encoding glycine/sarcosine/betaine reductase complex component C subunit alpha, whose protein sequence is MSELQLNKIIGKVFSELADTLETGSYGKKPNIGITSMGSEHGEDNAINGALKAIKNNIDVTVIGTKAAEGLNLAEITNEDQSHKKMEQLLDNKEIDAAVTMHYPFPIGVSTVGRVITPGTGKEMFLATTTGTSSTDRIEGMIKNTIYGIITAKACGIKNPTVGILNIDGARQVEIALKKLQENGYDITFSESKRADGGAVMRGNDLLMASADVMVLDSLTGNLMMKLFSAYTTGGSYESLGYGYGPGIGEGFDKIIMIISRASGEPVVEGAIKYAAQLVKGNLLNIAKEEFAKAKKAGLKEILKSLKPVKKDDASDEDVKAPAKEVVTAQIPGIEIMDLEDAVKVLWKNGIYAESGMGCTGPVVLMSDANHKKAVDLLIQAGYVSKDQAE